One stretch of Siphonobacter curvatus DNA includes these proteins:
- a CDS encoding glycoside hydrolase family 140 protein has protein sequence MKTVGMTLGFALLSLGVWAQQAFSHGKLKVASNQRYLVHADGTPFFWLGDTAWELFHRLNREEADRYLKRRAEQGFTVVQAVALAELDGLHTPNALGEKPLRHNDPAQPNEAYFQHVDYVIQKAASYGIVIALLPTWGDKLNKAWGKGPEIFTTENARTFGQWLGNRYKNQPNVVWVIGGDRTPREKSDDVAVWRALAQGVTEGVGGVDQALMTFHPQPNELTMGGSSHWFHQDSWLDFNMMQNGHCRDTPTYNKIAFVYKRTPAKPVLDGEPIYEDHPVCFNAKDLGYSNAYDVRKYAYFDLFAGAHGHTYGCHDVWQMYTPRHEPVNGPHLSWEEALNLPAANQMQYVRALMESRPLLDRVPDQSLIEENQYGPADRIQATRGKDYAFVYSAAGRPFTVRPGKISGTSWQATWYDPRTGDSKTVGKVSGQKPQKFTPPTQGYGQDWVLILDDDSKAYSLPKR, from the coding sequence ATGAAAACCGTAGGCATGACGCTGGGATTTGCTCTGCTGAGCTTGGGCGTGTGGGCTCAACAAGCCTTTTCTCACGGGAAATTAAAAGTAGCCTCTAATCAACGATACCTAGTTCACGCCGACGGCACTCCCTTTTTCTGGCTGGGCGATACAGCCTGGGAATTGTTTCACCGGCTGAATCGGGAAGAAGCCGATCGCTATCTCAAACGCCGGGCCGAGCAGGGGTTTACCGTAGTACAAGCCGTAGCCCTGGCTGAGCTGGATGGCTTACATACGCCGAATGCTCTAGGTGAAAAACCCCTTCGACACAACGATCCGGCCCAACCCAATGAAGCCTATTTTCAGCACGTGGATTACGTGATTCAAAAGGCGGCTTCGTACGGAATCGTCATTGCTCTGTTACCAACTTGGGGAGATAAACTGAACAAAGCTTGGGGGAAAGGCCCTGAAATTTTCACGACTGAAAACGCCCGTACCTTTGGCCAATGGCTGGGAAACCGGTACAAAAATCAGCCGAATGTGGTATGGGTGATCGGTGGCGACCGTACCCCCCGCGAGAAGTCGGATGACGTGGCCGTCTGGCGGGCCTTGGCTCAGGGGGTCACCGAAGGCGTGGGGGGAGTGGATCAGGCCCTGATGACCTTTCATCCTCAACCCAACGAGCTGACGATGGGCGGCTCTTCACACTGGTTTCATCAGGATAGCTGGCTGGATTTCAATATGATGCAGAACGGTCACTGCCGCGATACGCCTACGTACAACAAAATTGCCTTCGTCTACAAGCGAACGCCCGCCAAACCCGTCCTTGATGGCGAACCCATTTACGAAGACCATCCGGTGTGTTTCAACGCCAAAGACCTCGGCTATTCCAATGCATACGATGTGCGGAAGTACGCGTACTTCGACCTCTTTGCGGGTGCCCACGGCCATACGTACGGCTGTCACGATGTCTGGCAGATGTATACGCCCCGGCACGAGCCCGTCAACGGGCCGCATCTTTCCTGGGAAGAAGCGTTGAATTTGCCCGCGGCTAATCAGATGCAGTACGTACGGGCTTTGATGGAATCGCGACCGTTGCTCGACCGCGTGCCGGATCAGTCGCTGATCGAAGAAAACCAGTACGGACCCGCCGACCGGATTCAGGCGACGCGGGGGAAGGATTACGCCTTTGTGTACTCCGCTGCCGGGCGGCCCTTTACGGTCCGCCCCGGAAAAATTTCGGGAACCTCCTGGCAGGCGACCTGGTACGACCCGCGTACGGGAGACAGCAAAACGGTCGGGAAAGTGTCGGGTCAGAAGCCTCAGAAATTCACTCCACCTACGCAGGGATACGGACAGGACTGGGTATTGATTCTCGACGACGACAGCAAGGCCTACTCTCTGCCGAAGCGATGA
- a CDS encoding beta strand repeat-containing protein, whose translation MKNFTRTIYARAVLRFGITFCIFFLTLLSHTYAQRALRRIYANNATPGTTSIPLVGAGSVSNPNNAITNTTLAERNQAANLNSSGLLASAYLNLTFADPVAANTPIHIKLGSTASLLGVGEGLRVQAISSSGGLLGSPAQVSTLLSLADGVNQYEVIFTPTVASQGVRVTFAPVAALLNGGIDVYGAYYKTSATGVACDSPEDQLNGAVGLATGVAGGVLNPLNAVDGNLNTAAVLQTAVGATGYIHSTAVFTSEGAAGDSVKVLIQRTGNLLDLQLLGSFSINTYLGNTLVNSGVTGNLLSLNLLSGTSDRYYVGFRASGAFDRIEVRTAGVANLLGNLTIYEIQRTPGAPTVAPASRNVTIYSGNTATLTASTTVTSDNVIWYGSATGTNQVSNAKTFTTPTLTQTTRYYAATQRNGCTETSLRTPAVVTVLTLTGFTNPPSGKVGQAYTGGLSATSSGTGRTLNYALATGSSLPAGLTLNANGTITGTVAASATPGTYQINVNIRDVTDGGNLTAGSHVYTLVIAPADLTLPAFALGNGTVGTPYASAALPEPTGGNPKYTFTVTNLPPGLTFDPITRVISGTPTTAGSYTVRVQVTDSSNPAQTTFRDVTVIIAPATLVLPDTTLATGQVGNPYVTTIPAARGGTTPITYTASNVPAGLTFNPTTRQITGTPSQYGTFTVTVTATDAGNPQQTATRNYSLTVNPAPLVLPAATLATAQVGTTYTATIPAATGGTTPITYTATGVPAGLSFDPATRQITGTPTQSGTFTVTVTATDGASPAQTSTRTYTLTVNPATLTLPAASPATAQVGTGYTTTLPAASGGTTPITYAATGIPAGLSFNPTTRVISGTPTTAGTFTVTLTATDAGNPQQTVSRDYTITVIPATLVLPDTSLATAQVGTSYSTTIPAATGGTTPITYAATGVPAGLTFNPETRQITGTPTQSGTFTVAVTATDAGNPQQTATRNYTLTVVPATLVLPAITLATAQVGTEYTATIPAATGGTTPITYAATGVPAGLNFDPATRQITGTPTQSGTFTITVTATDAGDPQQTASRNYTLTVVPATLVLPAATPATAQVGTSYTTTLPAASGGTTPITYAATGIPAGLSFDPATRQITGTPTTAGTFTVTLTATDAGNPQQTVSRDYTITVVPATLVLPAATLATGQVGNPYATTIPAATGGTTPITYTATGIPAGLTFDPATRQITGTPTQSGTFTVTVTATDAGNPQQTATRTYTITVNPATLILPAATLAAAQVGNDYTATIPAATGGTTPVTYAATGLPEGLSFNPTTRQITGTPTQSGNFTIEVTASDAGDPQQTATRTYTLTVNPATLVLPAATLATAQVGSSYAVTTPAATGGTTPVTYSATGLPAGLSFNPATRQITGTPTTAGTFTVTVTAADAGSPQQTVSQDYTITVIPATLVLPDATLAVGQVGSSYATTIPTATGGTTPITYAASNLPAGLTFDPDTRQITGTPTQSGTFTVTVTATDAGNPQQTATRNYTITVNPATLILPDATLAAAQVGATYTATLPAASGGTTPITYTVSGLPAGLTFNPTTRQITGTPTEFGNFTIVLTATDAGNPPQTATRSYTLTVSPSALTQPPVTLANGIAGTAYSAIIPQATGGTAPYTYVVNNLPPGLTFNPTTRQITGTPTQAGTFDNITVTVTDAGSPAQTITQTTSITITEQATPVTLIAFTAKASGNNVQLEWSTAQEKNNAHFEVQYSTNGRDFETVSTVDGKGTVTTRQNYSFVHASVNQAFIHYYRLKQVDFDGKFTLSTVRSVKLDGYVGIAMKASTDPSRNVRVFVDYGDEQLSKETTLYLMDLSGRILSSQQLELQPGRNTVEFSSGTLGSGIYLIRMDNASQKASAKVALP comes from the coding sequence ATGAAAAACTTTACCCGGACAATCTATGCCCGAGCCGTGCTTAGGTTTGGGATAACCTTCTGTATTTTCTTTCTAACGTTGCTTTCGCACACGTACGCTCAACGGGCTCTGCGACGCATCTATGCCAACAACGCAACGCCCGGAACGACCAGTATTCCATTAGTTGGAGCCGGTTCGGTAAGCAACCCCAACAACGCGATAACGAATACGACGCTAGCGGAACGAAATCAGGCGGCCAATCTAAATTCTAGTGGTTTGCTGGCCAGTGCTTATCTGAACCTTACGTTCGCGGACCCCGTTGCGGCCAATACACCCATCCACATTAAGCTGGGCAGTACGGCAAGCTTATTAGGCGTCGGTGAAGGATTACGCGTGCAGGCCATTTCCAGTAGCGGAGGATTACTTGGTTCGCCCGCCCAGGTGTCAACATTGTTGTCCCTGGCCGATGGCGTGAACCAGTACGAAGTCATCTTCACGCCTACCGTGGCATCCCAAGGGGTACGGGTAACGTTTGCTCCGGTAGCGGCCCTGCTGAATGGCGGGATTGATGTATACGGTGCCTACTATAAAACCAGTGCCACTGGCGTAGCTTGCGATTCGCCGGAGGATCAGCTCAATGGTGCGGTTGGTTTGGCTACTGGCGTTGCTGGTGGGGTGTTGAATCCCCTCAATGCCGTGGATGGTAACCTCAATACGGCGGCAGTATTACAAACGGCCGTTGGTGCTACGGGTTACATTCATTCTACGGCCGTATTTACTTCCGAAGGAGCGGCGGGTGACAGTGTAAAAGTACTGATTCAACGCACGGGTAATCTACTGGATTTACAGCTTCTCGGCTCATTCTCCATCAATACTTATCTGGGAAATACACTCGTGAATTCGGGCGTTACGGGGAACCTGCTTTCCCTGAATTTGCTGAGTGGTACGAGCGATCGCTATTACGTAGGCTTCCGGGCCAGCGGAGCCTTTGACCGCATCGAAGTTCGGACGGCGGGGGTGGCGAACTTGCTGGGTAACCTCACCATCTATGAGATTCAGCGAACGCCGGGAGCTCCGACCGTAGCTCCAGCTAGCCGGAATGTAACGATTTACTCGGGCAATACGGCTACGTTAACGGCTTCTACTACCGTTACTAGTGACAACGTCATCTGGTATGGTTCAGCCACGGGAACGAATCAGGTGAGTAACGCTAAAACGTTCACCACGCCTACCCTGACGCAAACGACCCGTTACTACGCCGCAACCCAGCGTAATGGTTGCACGGAAACCTCCTTACGGACTCCGGCCGTGGTTACGGTACTCACCCTGACAGGCTTTACCAATCCGCCCAGTGGAAAAGTAGGTCAGGCCTATACGGGCGGCTTATCCGCTACCTCAAGTGGCACGGGCCGGACGCTTAATTATGCTTTGGCCACCGGTTCCAGCTTACCCGCCGGATTAACGCTGAATGCCAACGGAACGATTACCGGTACCGTAGCGGCCAGTGCAACCCCTGGTACCTATCAGATCAATGTGAACATCCGCGACGTAACTGACGGCGGGAATCTAACCGCGGGTAGCCACGTCTATACCCTGGTGATCGCTCCGGCTGACCTGACCTTGCCCGCATTTGCGTTGGGTAATGGTACCGTAGGAACGCCCTACGCTTCGGCGGCCTTACCAGAGCCTACGGGCGGAAATCCGAAGTACACGTTCACGGTCACCAATTTGCCTCCTGGACTGACATTTGATCCAATAACGCGGGTGATTTCGGGTACGCCGACCACCGCTGGTTCATATACGGTACGGGTACAGGTAACCGATTCTTCTAATCCGGCCCAAACGACCTTCCGGGATGTAACGGTAATCATTGCTCCGGCTACGCTGGTGTTACCCGATACTACTCTGGCAACGGGTCAGGTGGGCAATCCCTACGTGACGACGATTCCAGCCGCTCGCGGCGGTACGACGCCTATCACTTACACGGCTTCTAATGTTCCGGCTGGATTGACCTTTAACCCGACTACGCGGCAAATTACGGGCACTCCGTCCCAATACGGCACGTTTACGGTCACGGTAACGGCCACGGACGCGGGTAATCCGCAGCAAACGGCCACCCGTAATTACTCACTAACGGTGAATCCGGCTCCGCTGGTATTACCTGCGGCTACCTTAGCGACCGCCCAGGTAGGGACTACCTATACTGCTACTATTCCAGCCGCTACGGGTGGTACCACACCTATTACGTATACGGCTACGGGTGTTCCAGCTGGTTTGAGTTTTGATCCGGCAACGCGGCAAATTACCGGTACGCCTACCCAATCGGGTACCTTTACGGTAACCGTGACGGCCACCGATGGAGCTTCGCCGGCCCAGACCTCTACGCGTACGTATACGCTAACGGTTAATCCCGCTACTCTAACACTGCCCGCCGCTAGTCCAGCAACGGCTCAAGTAGGAACGGGTTATACAACGACGCTTCCGGCTGCTTCCGGTGGTACGACACCGATCACGTACGCGGCTACGGGTATTCCAGCTGGCTTGAGCTTCAATCCTACGACTCGCGTGATTTCGGGTACGCCGACCACCGCTGGAACCTTTACGGTAACCTTAACGGCTACCGATGCGGGTAATCCGCAACAAACGGTTTCCCGAGACTATACCATCACGGTCATTCCGGCAACCTTAGTATTGCCTGATACGTCCTTAGCAACAGCTCAGGTAGGAACGAGTTATTCCACGACGATTCCAGCCGCTACGGGGGGTACTACGCCCATTACTTACGCGGCTACGGGCGTTCCAGCTGGACTCACGTTTAATCCCGAAACTCGTCAAATTACCGGTACGCCTACGCAATCGGGTACCTTTACTGTCGCCGTAACGGCTACGGATGCGGGTAATCCCCAGCAGACCGCTACGCGTAACTATACGCTGACTGTTGTTCCGGCTACCCTCGTCCTGCCTGCCATTACGCTGGCTACGGCTCAAGTAGGTACTGAATATACCGCTACCATTCCAGCCGCTACGGGTGGTACCACGCCCATTACTTACGCCGCTACGGGTGTTCCGGCGGGTCTGAATTTCGATCCAGCTACGCGGCAAATCACGGGTACGCCGACGCAGTCGGGTACGTTTACCATCACCGTAACCGCTACCGACGCGGGTGATCCACAGCAAACGGCTTCCCGCAATTATACACTGACCGTCGTTCCGGCTACCCTGGTGCTGCCAGCGGCCACACCCGCCACGGCTCAGGTGGGAACGAGCTATACGACGACCCTTCCGGCCGCTTCCGGCGGTACCACGCCCATTACTTACGCGGCTACGGGTATTCCAGCGGGCTTGAGTTTTGATCCGGCAACGCGGCAAATCACGGGTACACCGACAACAGCCGGAACCTTTACAGTAACCTTGACGGCTACTGATGCGGGTAATCCACAGCAAACGGTTTCCCGGGATTACACCATCACGGTTGTTCCGGCTACGCTGGTACTACCCGCGGCTACCTTGGCGACGGGTCAGGTTGGAAATCCTTACGCAACCACCATTCCAGCCGCTACGGGTGGCACCACGCCCATTACGTATACGGCTACGGGCATTCCGGCTGGTTTGACTTTTGATCCGGCGACCCGGCAAATTACCGGTACGCCCACGCAATCGGGCACGTTTACGGTAACGGTAACGGCTACGGACGCGGGCAATCCGCAACAGACGGCCACGCGGACCTACACCATTACGGTGAATCCGGCCACACTGATTCTACCGGCCGCTACGCTAGCTGCCGCTCAGGTGGGTAATGACTATACCGCTACCATTCCAGCGGCTACGGGTGGCACCACGCCAGTGACGTACGCGGCTACGGGCTTACCCGAAGGGCTTTCTTTCAACCCAACGACGCGTCAGATTACGGGTACACCTACCCAATCGGGTAACTTTACGATCGAAGTGACGGCGTCGGATGCTGGCGATCCCCAGCAAACGGCCACGCGGACCTACACGTTAACGGTGAATCCGGCTACACTCGTATTGCCCGCTGCAACGCTGGCTACGGCTCAGGTAGGTAGCAGTTATGCAGTGACGACGCCTGCGGCTACGGGTGGTACCACCCCAGTGACGTACTCGGCTACGGGACTTCCAGCGGGTCTGTCGTTCAATCCTGCCACTCGCCAGATTACCGGTACGCCAACCACGGCGGGTACGTTTACCGTGACGGTAACGGCAGCGGATGCGGGTTCGCCGCAACAAACGGTTTCGCAGGATTACACCATCACGGTTATTCCGGCGACGCTAGTATTGCCCGATGCAACCCTCGCGGTGGGCCAGGTAGGTTCATCGTATGCCACCACCATTCCGACGGCTACGGGTGGTACGACGCCCATTACCTACGCAGCGTCTAACCTTCCAGCGGGTCTGACCTTTGATCCGGATACGCGTCAGATTACGGGTACGCCCACGCAATCGGGCACGTTTACGGTAACGGTAACCGCCACGGATGCGGGCAATCCGCAGCAGACGGCCACGCGTAACTACACCATTACGGTCAATCCGGCGACGCTGATCCTACCCGACGCTACACTAGCGGCAGCTCAGGTGGGTGCTACGTACACGGCTACGCTTCCGGCAGCTTCGGGTGGTACGACGCCGATTACCTACACCGTATCTGGTTTACCCGCTGGTCTGACGTTCAACCCAACGACTCGCCAGATTACGGGTACGCCCACGGAATTTGGTAATTTCACGATCGTATTGACGGCCACGGACGCGGGTAATCCTCCGCAAACGGCTACGCGTAGCTACACTTTGACGGTAAGCCCATCGGCCCTGACTCAGCCTCCGGTTACCCTGGCCAATGGTATAGCTGGAACGGCTTACTCGGCTATTATTCCTCAGGCGACGGGTGGTACGGCTCCGTACACGTATGTGGTAAACAACCTACCTCCGGGCTTAACGTTCAATCCGACTACGCGTCAGATTACCGGTACGCCTACGCAAGCTGGTACTTTCGATAACATCACCGTAACAGTTACGGATGCAGGCTCTCCGGCTCAAACCATTACTCAGACCACGAGCATTACCATCACTGAACAGGCTACGCCCGTTACGCTGATCGCCTTTACGGCCAAAGCTTCCGGAAACAATGTTCAACTGGAATGGTCAACGGCTCAGGAAAAGAATAACGCCCACTTCGAAGTGCAGTACTCAACGAATGGACGTGATTTCGAAACGGTAAGTACAGTTGATGGAAAAGGTACGGTAACGACGCGTCAGAATTACTCCTTCGTACACGCGTCGGTAAATCAGGCCTTCATCCACTACTACCGCCTGAAGCAGGTAGACTTTGATGGGAAGTTCACCCTTTCCACGGTACGCTCGGTGAAACTGGATGGTTATGTAGGCATCGCGATGAAAGCCAGTACTGATCCTTCGCGGAATGTTCGGGTATTTGTCGACTACGGTGACGAGCAACTGTCTAAAGAAACCACCCTGTATTTGATGGATCTTTCAGGCCGTATCCTGAGTTCGCAGCAATTGGAACTGCAACCCGGTCGCAATACGGTAGAATTCTCATCCGGTACGCTGGGTTCAGGTATTTACCTGATTCGCATGGATAATGCCTCGCAAAAGGCGTCGGCCAAAGTAGCTCTGCCTTAG
- a CDS encoding T9SS type A sorting domain-containing protein: MKTRITQHLLAIAFFLVSFWAQAQDPATAGINPDVASINVGASTLVRSTFFNGSSTAIPQINNATWTINLPRNIRLLTYTFEDPTVTNFITVTVTDYDAAEGTIITLVSNRGDFPGNGAYEIVLNVEGVVSTGGLNATMTINAASIPPVATNVANNDNSSGSIVVAEAPTPVSLVSFTAKGVGNNAQLDWATAQEKNNALFEVQYSTNGQDFEAVGSVMGKGTTTVRQTYSFVHPGLNPALTHYYRLKQIDTDGSFALSQVRSVKLDQYVGIQLKASTDPARNVRVLVDYGDEQLSNLATIHLMDLSGRTLSSKQIELEKGFNRVNFSASSLSSGLYLIRLENASQPAAVKVALP, from the coding sequence ATGAAAACTAGAATCACGCAGCATTTACTAGCAATAGCTTTTTTCTTGGTAAGTTTTTGGGCACAGGCTCAAGATCCTGCTACCGCGGGGATTAATCCTGACGTAGCTTCTATTAATGTAGGAGCCAGTACTCTGGTAAGATCTACTTTCTTTAATGGGAGTTCTACGGCCATACCGCAGATTAACAATGCGACCTGGACGATCAATTTACCCCGTAATATCCGCTTGTTGACTTACACGTTCGAAGATCCTACCGTTACCAACTTTATCACGGTAACCGTAACCGATTATGATGCAGCAGAGGGTACAATCATTACCCTCGTAAGCAACCGTGGGGATTTTCCTGGAAATGGAGCCTATGAAATTGTCCTCAACGTAGAAGGTGTGGTTTCAACGGGTGGATTAAATGCCACAATGACCATCAATGCCGCTTCTATTCCACCGGTGGCTACGAATGTGGCAAACAATGATAACTCTTCAGGATCGATTGTCGTGGCGGAAGCCCCTACGCCGGTGTCGCTGGTATCATTTACGGCAAAAGGAGTGGGCAATAATGCCCAGCTTGACTGGGCAACGGCTCAGGAGAAAAACAACGCTCTCTTTGAAGTGCAGTACTCGACGAATGGTCAGGACTTTGAAGCCGTAGGTTCGGTGATGGGTAAAGGTACGACTACGGTTCGTCAGACGTACTCCTTCGTTCATCCGGGTTTGAACCCGGCCTTGACTCACTACTATCGCCTCAAGCAGATCGATACGGACGGTAGCTTCGCCTTGAGTCAGGTTCGTTCGGTCAAACTGGATCAGTACGTAGGAATCCAGCTCAAGGCTAGTACGGATCCCGCCCGTAACGTACGCGTATTAGTTGATTACGGCGATGAACAACTTTCCAACCTGGCTACAATTCACCTGATGGATTTGTCAGGCCGTACCTTAAGCTCGAAACAAATCGAATTGGAGAAGGGATTTAATCGCGTAAACTTCTCCGCTTCTTCGTTAAGCTCCGGTTTGTACTTGATTCGTTTAGAAAATGCTTCACAACCCGCTGCAGTAAAAGTAGCACTGCCTTAA
- a CDS encoding S9 family peptidase, producing the protein MKRCLLLGLLLSLYLPGWTQSKGKPPITWKDVTNWKAISTFGGTQLSPDGEWMAYVLSSVAEGDAELILQKTKDSTQYRYPIGATTFVPMNYSDDSRFFAFKVFPNAKEKKAASKTPGKPLPEKVFLIELANRKKTEFERVSSFAFNGEKASHLALLLSPATPAMTPTAPKGRDLLLYELSSGKTQNIGNVADMNFNKKGEWLALTIDATEKAGNGLHLRNMTTGLTSIIDNDKARYQSLTWTEKGDGLAALKGTQNDKYKTDVLSVLGVKLRGTTPELTVYDPGKDSLNFPKKMKISPNRRPTWTEDLSRLLFGIQKEDLAKKEAEAKKDTVQKPKPSPVSEAEKLAKIKADTTIKSIEDLQKALAKVKTDSARVAQRGGTVPSQGKDDIDKPEVTIWNWQDKRLQSRQQVTEMQDKQFSFLAMYDGKKFIRLTDSTLMTVRPAAKDLYAVGLEDQTYELETSLDGQNYADIYVVDLKTGVKTKVIEKLYLPSYASSPMTSEDGTKFTYGKDGHFYIYDIPSKTSLNLTEKLPTSFVDTEDDHNQKKPMVPMLGWSSDSKYVLLRDVWDIWKVSVDGKEAVNLTKNGRKEKIHYTTRYKLDPEEKGINLKQPLYVRMYGEFTKKSGIGRIDVDKKGNLVTGVKPLLWEDASVSNLSKAKKANVYVFSRETFTDPTDYFVSTSPELTSGKQITKNTPEFEKYAWSSGVRLVDYVSDKGDTLQGALFLPAGYETGKKYPTIVYYYEKLSQTLHAYTNPGYSGTGWNPSVYTSNGYAVFIPDIVYKMNDPGMSAVWCVLPAVKAALKTGVIDETKMGIHGHSWGGYQTSFLITQTNLFKAAAAGAPLTDMVSMYNLIYKNSGTSNGQIFEGSQGRLVAPWENWDAYYRNSPLHHVKNIQTPLLLLHNDADGAVDFTQGIEYYTALRRLKKPVVLFQYKGENHGLAKLPNRKDYAARMMEFFDYHLKNKPAPDWWSKGIERSQLEEHLEKRILFNK; encoded by the coding sequence ATGAAAAGATGCTTACTGCTGGGATTACTGTTGAGTCTGTACTTACCAGGCTGGACACAATCCAAGGGCAAACCCCCAATTACCTGGAAAGACGTAACAAACTGGAAAGCTATTTCGACCTTCGGGGGAACGCAGCTTTCGCCAGATGGAGAGTGGATGGCTTACGTATTGTCGTCCGTAGCAGAAGGCGACGCCGAGTTGATTCTGCAAAAAACGAAGGACAGCACTCAGTACCGTTATCCCATTGGAGCCACCACCTTCGTTCCGATGAATTACTCGGATGATTCCCGCTTTTTCGCGTTCAAAGTGTTTCCTAACGCCAAGGAAAAAAAGGCAGCGAGTAAAACGCCCGGCAAACCCCTGCCGGAAAAGGTATTTCTGATTGAATTAGCCAACCGGAAGAAAACGGAATTCGAACGCGTCAGCTCGTTTGCGTTCAATGGAGAAAAAGCCTCGCACCTGGCCCTGTTATTGAGCCCAGCGACACCCGCCATGACCCCCACGGCACCCAAAGGACGCGATCTACTGCTGTATGAATTGAGCAGTGGTAAAACGCAGAACATCGGTAACGTGGCCGATATGAACTTTAACAAAAAAGGCGAATGGCTGGCTCTGACCATTGACGCAACCGAAAAAGCGGGTAACGGCTTGCATTTGCGGAACATGACGACAGGTCTGACGTCCATCATCGACAATGACAAAGCCCGCTATCAGTCACTGACCTGGACGGAAAAAGGCGACGGTCTGGCCGCTCTGAAAGGTACTCAGAATGACAAATACAAAACGGATGTACTCAGCGTACTGGGCGTGAAACTCCGCGGCACGACTCCCGAACTGACGGTATATGATCCGGGGAAAGACAGTCTGAATTTTCCCAAGAAGATGAAAATCAGTCCGAACCGTCGCCCTACCTGGACGGAAGATCTGAGCCGTCTCCTCTTTGGTATTCAGAAAGAGGATCTGGCGAAGAAAGAAGCGGAAGCTAAGAAAGATACCGTACAGAAGCCCAAACCTTCACCCGTAAGCGAAGCCGAGAAACTGGCGAAAATCAAAGCCGATACGACGATTAAATCAATCGAAGATTTGCAGAAAGCTCTGGCGAAAGTCAAGACCGATTCGGCCCGCGTAGCCCAACGAGGTGGTACCGTACCCAGCCAGGGTAAAGACGATATCGACAAGCCCGAAGTAACCATCTGGAACTGGCAGGATAAACGTCTGCAGTCGCGGCAACAGGTAACGGAAATGCAGGACAAGCAATTTAGTTTTCTGGCGATGTACGACGGGAAGAAATTCATTCGCCTCACGGACAGTACGCTCATGACCGTTCGCCCGGCCGCGAAGGATTTATACGCCGTCGGACTGGAAGATCAAACCTATGAACTGGAGACCAGTCTGGACGGTCAGAACTACGCTGATATTTACGTGGTGGATCTAAAAACAGGAGTTAAAACCAAGGTAATCGAAAAGCTCTACCTGCCCAGCTACGCCAGTTCGCCGATGACTTCCGAAGATGGAACGAAATTCACGTATGGCAAAGACGGTCATTTCTACATATACGATATTCCGTCGAAAACCAGTCTGAACCTGACCGAAAAGCTCCCCACTAGCTTTGTTGATACCGAAGACGATCATAACCAGAAGAAGCCTATGGTACCCATGCTGGGCTGGTCTTCTGACTCGAAGTACGTGCTGCTACGGGATGTCTGGGACATCTGGAAAGTTTCTGTGGACGGTAAGGAAGCGGTAAACCTGACGAAAAACGGACGGAAAGAAAAGATTCACTACACGACCCGTTACAAGCTTGATCCCGAAGAAAAGGGTATCAACCTTAAACAACCCCTGTACGTGCGGATGTACGGTGAGTTTACGAAGAAATCGGGCATTGGCCGCATTGACGTAGATAAGAAAGGAAACCTCGTTACGGGTGTGAAACCCCTGCTGTGGGAAGACGCCAGCGTAAGTAACCTGAGTAAGGCGAAAAAGGCAAACGTTTACGTATTCAGCCGCGAAACCTTCACCGATCCCACGGATTATTTCGTATCTACTTCACCGGAACTGACCAGTGGGAAGCAGATAACCAAGAATACGCCGGAATTTGAAAAGTATGCCTGGAGCTCCGGCGTACGTCTAGTAGACTACGTTTCCGACAAAGGTGACACCTTACAGGGAGCCTTGTTCCTGCCCGCAGGTTACGAAACGGGTAAGAAATATCCGACGATTGTCTATTACTACGAAAAGCTGTCGCAAACGCTGCACGCGTATACCAATCCGGGTTACAGTGGCACGGGCTGGAACCCTAGCGTGTATACTTCGAATGGCTACGCTGTTTTCATTCCGGATATTGTTTACAAAATGAATGATCCGGGTATGTCGGCCGTGTGGTGTGTACTACCCGCGGTAAAGGCGGCTCTAAAGACGGGTGTCATTGATGAAACGAAAATGGGGATTCACGGGCACTCCTGGGGTGGGTACCAAACCAGCTTCCTAATTACCCAAACTAACTTGTTCAAGGCGGCGGCGGCGGGTGCCCCGTTGACTGACATGGTTTCCATGTACAACCTGATTTACAAGAACTCAGGGACCAGCAACGGTCAGATTTTTGAGGGTTCACAAGGCCGACTCGTAGCTCCCTGGGAAAACTGGGATGCCTACTACCGCAACTCCCCCCTGCACCACGTCAAGAACATTCAGACGCCATTACTGCTATTACACAATGATGCAGACGGTGCCGTTGATTTCACCCAGGGCATTGAGTATTACACGGCCTTACGCCGACTGAAAAAACCCGTCGTACTCTTTCAATACAAGGGAGAAAATCATGGTTTGGCGAAATTGCCCAATCGTAAAGATTATGCGGCTCGGATGATGGAATTTTTTGATTACCATCTTAAGAATAAACCCGCTCCCGACTGGTGGAGCAAGGGAATTGAACGCTCGCAGCTCGAAGAGCATTTAGAGAAACGAATCCTTTTTAATAAGTAA